From Microbacterium invictum, the proteins below share one genomic window:
- a CDS encoding SDR family NAD(P)-dependent oxidoreductase — translation MPRLEIRGVTSVITGAAAGMGADVARQLAARGAHIALLDRNADGLAEIAASLPGTGHTTHTIDLTDDDAVTTAVAEITASHPRITALITCAGSSMLGSIDQLTMAEMRWLMDVNLWGTVNITQALLPALRAAPQAHIAHLVSIYGLAAPAGRIPYAMSKFAVRGFTESLRHELERTSVTVGAVYPAGVKTGIILHGRYAAALDPAIAQRAAEAQARMYHTEPMDAAARIVQSVIRRRARTMIGREAGLVDVLSRLTPAHYWTFMRRPLRDAIDTTTPFTDS, via the coding sequence ATGCCACGACTCGAAATCCGCGGCGTGACCAGCGTCATCACCGGGGCAGCCGCCGGCATGGGCGCCGACGTGGCCCGGCAGCTCGCCGCGCGCGGCGCGCACATCGCACTCCTCGACCGCAACGCCGACGGCCTCGCCGAGATCGCCGCCTCCCTGCCCGGCACCGGACACACCACCCACACGATCGACCTCACCGACGACGATGCCGTGACGACCGCGGTGGCTGAGATCACGGCATCCCACCCCCGCATCACCGCCCTCATCACGTGCGCCGGATCGTCCATGCTCGGCAGCATCGACCAGCTCACGATGGCCGAGATGCGCTGGCTCATGGACGTCAACCTGTGGGGCACCGTCAACATCACCCAGGCGCTGCTCCCCGCCCTGCGCGCGGCACCGCAGGCACACATCGCGCACCTCGTCTCGATCTACGGTCTCGCCGCACCCGCCGGCCGCATCCCGTACGCGATGAGCAAGTTCGCGGTGCGCGGGTTCACCGAATCGCTGCGCCACGAGCTCGAGCGCACGAGCGTGACCGTCGGCGCCGTGTACCCCGCCGGCGTCAAGACCGGGATCATCCTGCACGGCCGGTACGCGGCGGCCCTCGACCCGGCGATCGCGCAGCGCGCCGCCGAAGCCCAGGCGCGGATGTACCACACCGAGCCGATGGATGCCGCGGCCCGCATCGTCCAGTCCGTGATCCGCCGTCGCGCTCGCACGATGATCGGGCGCGAGGCCGGACTGGTCGACGTGCTCAGCCGCCTGACCCCGGCGCACTACTGGACGTTCATGCGCCGACCGCTCCGCGATGCGATCGACACCACCACGCCGTTCACCGATTCGTAA
- a CDS encoding asparagine synthase, producing the protein MAEQQKPTRVRTRDVVAEGLYIASAATRLTLKNRILVHILAEGEDFDSDRFLPEAREALMMLAAEADEDAERTEADRKMARRRHSDSDGTHDYRSRDVRNLRRRVRQSRHVAQQLRERAEDEDELRKLVADARDAAWAEVAKNIDRTLRIEAARPDLEPDYARMREARMQALRLVDLPKLRAHRRSVDKQIELREAEQEQS; encoded by the coding sequence GTGGCCGAGCAGCAGAAGCCGACGCGCGTGCGGACGCGTGACGTCGTCGCGGAGGGGCTGTACATCGCGTCCGCGGCGACCCGGCTGACCCTCAAGAACCGCATTCTGGTGCACATCCTCGCCGAGGGGGAGGACTTCGACTCCGACCGGTTCCTGCCCGAGGCGCGCGAGGCGCTGATGATGCTCGCTGCTGAGGCCGATGAAGACGCCGAGCGCACCGAGGCCGACCGCAAGATGGCACGGCGACGGCACTCGGACTCGGACGGCACGCACGACTACCGCAGCCGCGACGTGCGCAACCTGCGCCGGCGCGTGCGCCAGTCGCGGCACGTGGCGCAGCAGCTGCGCGAGCGTGCCGAGGATGAGGACGAACTGCGCAAGCTGGTCGCCGATGCGCGCGATGCGGCGTGGGCCGAGGTGGCGAAGAACATCGACCGCACGCTGCGCATCGAGGCTGCCCGGCCCGACCTCGAACCGGACTATGCGCGCATGCGCGAGGCCCGCATGCAGGCGCTGCGACTCGTCGACCTGCCGAAGCTGCGCGCACACCGCCGCAGCGTCGACAAGCAGATCGAGCTGCGCGAGGCCGAGCAAGAGCAGTCGTAG
- the tkt gene encoding transketolase encodes MTTATLTGSDSARNSAAAPAVDAGAVVAARLLAVDAVEEAKSGHPGTAIALAPVATLLYQKHLRHDPRDPSWAGRDRFVLSCGHASILLYTQLFLTGYDIALDDLRGFRTLDSRTPGHPEYGHTPGVETTTGPLGQGLATAVGMAMAFVHERATFDAGAPRGESAFDRRVWVLASDGDLQEGLSYEAGALAGRLGLDNLTVIYDDNDIQIEGDTRLTSTEDAAARFRAQGWHVDRVELAADGDVDVTALDQVLSTAGPEGKPRLVILKSQIAFPSPGAVGTAASHGAPLGATEAAALRDVLGVTTGPFEVSESTLEKTRAAVSRGAALHQEWDERFATWAAADPARAAAHASFTSRDVPAGLADTLPQYAAGASVSTRDASGAAIQALAAVLPAMWGGSADLAEPNRTAIRGAESFLPDASGAGDYTGRNIHWGVREHAMAAAMNGIALAGGWRVFAGTFLVFSDYQRPAIRLASLMQTPVTYIWSHDSVALGQDGPTHQPIEHLAALRAIPGFTVVRPADANETVAAWAAITAAGAPAGLVLGRQNVPVLDIPLADVRAGVARGAYVVHEPERLDALIVATGSEVTLALETATTAAAEGIGVRVVSMPSREWFAAQSAEYREQVLPGALRARVVVEAAASFGWHDVAGAGGAIVGIDQFGLSAPADQAMAARGMTVERVLAAVRTVLAPA; translated from the coding sequence ATGACTACCGCAACGCTCACAGGGTCCGACTCCGCGAGGAATTCGGCGGCCGCTCCGGCGGTGGATGCCGGGGCCGTCGTGGCCGCCCGCCTGCTGGCCGTCGACGCTGTCGAGGAGGCCAAATCGGGGCACCCCGGCACCGCGATCGCCCTCGCGCCGGTGGCGACTCTGCTCTACCAGAAGCACCTCCGCCACGACCCGCGCGACCCGTCGTGGGCGGGACGCGACCGGTTCGTCCTGTCGTGCGGGCACGCCAGCATCCTGCTCTACACGCAGCTGTTCCTCACCGGCTACGACATCGCGCTCGACGATCTCCGCGGCTTCCGCACGCTCGACTCCCGCACACCAGGACACCCCGAGTACGGGCACACCCCCGGCGTGGAGACCACGACCGGCCCCCTGGGACAGGGGCTGGCCACTGCCGTCGGCATGGCAATGGCGTTCGTGCACGAGCGGGCCACGTTCGACGCCGGCGCACCGCGCGGTGAGTCGGCGTTCGACCGGCGCGTCTGGGTCCTGGCTTCGGATGGAGACCTGCAGGAGGGACTGTCGTATGAGGCCGGCGCCCTCGCGGGCCGCCTCGGGCTGGACAACCTCACGGTGATCTACGACGACAATGACATCCAGATCGAGGGCGACACGCGGCTCACCAGCACCGAGGATGCCGCTGCGCGCTTCCGGGCGCAGGGCTGGCACGTGGACCGTGTGGAGCTCGCCGCCGACGGCGACGTCGATGTGACCGCGCTCGACCAGGTGCTCAGCACCGCCGGTCCCGAGGGCAAGCCCCGGCTGGTCATCCTGAAGTCACAGATCGCCTTCCCCTCCCCCGGCGCGGTCGGCACCGCCGCCTCGCACGGCGCACCGCTGGGCGCCACCGAAGCCGCCGCACTGCGCGACGTTCTCGGAGTGACCACCGGCCCGTTCGAGGTGAGCGAGAGCACGCTCGAGAAGACCCGCGCCGCCGTCTCTCGTGGAGCAGCCCTCCACCAGGAATGGGACGAGCGCTTCGCCACGTGGGCCGCAGCCGACCCCGCCCGCGCTGCCGCGCACGCGTCGTTCACGTCGCGTGACGTACCGGCCGGACTGGCCGACACGCTGCCGCAGTATGCGGCCGGCGCCTCGGTGTCCACGCGTGACGCCTCGGGCGCCGCGATTCAGGCGCTCGCGGCCGTCCTTCCCGCGATGTGGGGCGGCTCGGCCGATCTCGCCGAGCCGAACCGCACCGCCATCCGCGGAGCCGAGTCCTTTCTCCCCGACGCCTCCGGCGCGGGCGACTACACCGGCCGCAACATCCACTGGGGCGTGCGCGAACACGCGATGGCGGCCGCGATGAACGGCATCGCACTCGCGGGCGGCTGGCGGGTCTTCGCCGGAACCTTCCTCGTGTTCAGCGACTACCAGCGCCCCGCGATCCGGCTGGCCTCGCTCATGCAGACCCCGGTCACCTACATCTGGTCGCATGACTCGGTCGCCCTCGGCCAGGACGGCCCCACGCACCAGCCGATCGAGCACCTCGCCGCGCTCCGCGCGATCCCGGGCTTCACTGTGGTCCGCCCGGCCGACGCCAACGAGACAGTCGCCGCCTGGGCTGCCATCACGGCCGCCGGCGCACCCGCCGGCCTCGTGCTGGGCCGGCAGAACGTTCCGGTGCTGGATATCCCGCTCGCGGACGTGCGAGCGGGTGTCGCGCGCGGCGCGTACGTCGTCCACGAGCCCGAGCGGCTCGACGCCCTGATCGTCGCAACCGGCAGCGAGGTCACCCTCGCGCTGGAGACCGCGACCACGGCGGCCGCAGAGGGTATCGGCGTGCGCGTCGTGTCGATGCCGAGCCGGGAATGGTTTGCCGCGCAGAGCGCGGAGTATCGCGAACAGGTTCTGCCGGGCGCACTGCGCGCACGCGTGGTGGTGGAGGCCGCGGCATCCTTCGGCTGGCACGATGTCGCCGGCGCGGGCGGTGCGATCGTCGGCATCGACCAGTTCGGGCTGTCGGCCCCCGCCGATCAGGCCATGGCGGCCCGTGGCATGACCGTCGAGCGCGTGCTTGCCGCCGTGCGCACGGTCCTCGCGCCGGCGTGA
- a CDS encoding UTRA domain-containing protein, which produces MDLSPGTSKYRAVRSSLLERISTMAIGEQLPSEPVLCEEFGVSRITLRHAVDGLVQDGRLAREHGRGTFVTQPQDDVHYPERFADVVTGFHRQQTAAGHVVTTRVLRQGLVPVDDETARQLDLAPGEAVIELVRLRYVNGQLHQYVVTCLPSTRFPDCLTADFTTGSLYDFLHERYGVALSRNDLVVRVDEATPEIALNLDVEPGLRLLCIGSTVFDAADAPVAFGVARHAPDNSEITLSLRTAPPARGGMTDAQ; this is translated from the coding sequence GTGGACCTGAGCCCGGGTACGAGCAAGTACCGTGCCGTGCGCAGCAGCTTGCTCGAGCGCATCTCGACGATGGCGATCGGCGAGCAGCTGCCGTCTGAGCCGGTGCTCTGCGAAGAGTTCGGGGTCAGCCGGATCACGCTTCGGCATGCCGTCGACGGTCTCGTGCAGGACGGGCGTCTGGCTCGCGAGCATGGCCGCGGCACCTTCGTCACCCAGCCGCAGGACGACGTGCACTACCCCGAACGCTTCGCCGATGTCGTGACCGGCTTCCACCGTCAGCAGACCGCCGCCGGGCATGTCGTGACGACGCGGGTCCTGCGCCAGGGGCTCGTTCCGGTTGACGACGAGACAGCCCGGCAGCTCGACCTCGCCCCCGGCGAGGCGGTGATCGAGCTCGTGCGGCTCCGCTACGTGAACGGGCAGTTGCACCAGTACGTGGTGACCTGCCTTCCCTCGACGCGTTTCCCCGACTGTCTGACCGCCGACTTCACGACCGGGTCGTTGTACGACTTTCTGCATGAGCGCTACGGCGTCGCACTCTCCCGCAACGACCTGGTCGTACGGGTCGACGAGGCGACGCCGGAGATCGCCCTCAACCTCGATGTCGAGCCCGGGCTGCGCCTGCTCTGCATCGGGTCCACCGTCTTCGACGCCGCCGACGCCCCGGTCGCCTTCGGCGTCGCCCGTCACGCGCCGGACAACAGCGAGATCACGCTGAGCCTGCGCACTGCCCCGCCCGCCCGAGGAGGCATGACCGATGCTCAGTGA
- a CDS encoding PTS sugar transporter subunit IIA: MLSEHLTPDRLLFQNGPIGWRDAIERVSTPLLAGGEIERGYVDAMLDSIAAGGTYIDLGYGIALAHARPESGVVKTGLAALWVRPEVLLNDEAEHPISLFVCLAAADASSHLAALAQLGQMLSDDAARESLLAATTPAEASAVLRAGEDK, from the coding sequence ATGCTCAGTGAGCACTTGACCCCCGACCGCCTGCTGTTCCAGAACGGACCGATCGGCTGGCGCGATGCCATCGAGCGCGTGAGCACGCCGCTGCTGGCCGGTGGCGAGATCGAGCGCGGCTACGTGGACGCGATGCTCGACTCGATCGCCGCCGGCGGCACGTACATCGATCTGGGCTACGGCATCGCGCTTGCCCATGCACGCCCCGAGAGCGGGGTCGTCAAGACCGGACTGGCCGCACTGTGGGTGCGCCCCGAGGTGCTGCTCAACGATGAGGCCGAGCACCCGATCTCACTATTCGTCTGCCTCGCCGCCGCCGATGCGTCCAGCCATCTGGCCGCGCTCGCGCAGCTCGGGCAGATGCTTTCAGACGACGCCGCGCGGGAGTCCCTGCTCGCGGCGACCACCCCCGCCGAAGCCTCGGCGGTCCTCAGGGCAGGAGAAGACAAGTGA
- a CDS encoding PTS sugar transporter subunit IIB — MTKFLAVCSTGLGSSFMVHMNIEKVLKEMGVGGVTVDHADLGSVARGDADAVFVGRDIAEAAAGLGDVVVLDSIIDLNELRTKVGEAVQRHGA, encoded by the coding sequence GTGACGAAGTTCCTCGCGGTGTGCAGCACCGGCCTCGGCAGCAGCTTCATGGTCCACATGAACATCGAGAAGGTCCTCAAGGAGATGGGCGTGGGAGGCGTGACCGTCGACCACGCCGACCTCGGCTCGGTAGCGCGGGGCGACGCGGACGCGGTCTTCGTCGGCCGCGACATCGCCGAGGCCGCTGCCGGCCTCGGTGACGTGGTCGTGCTCGACAGCATCATCGACCTGAACGAGCTGCGCACGAAAGTGGGCGAGGCGGTCCAGCGCCACGGCGCCTGA
- a CDS encoding PTS ascorbate transporter subunit IIC, with protein MDAVIDVLLDIFTQPAVIVALIALIGLAVQGKGFSDVLKGTVRTLVGFLVLAAGAGVVVGSLDPFGAMFQQAFDVQGVVPNNEAIVAQVLLDYGSAAALIFFFGMIINIVLAATTRFKYIYLSGHVAFYIAAMFAVILAVAGFEPWAVVLWGSIAQGIYMVVAPALVQPFMRRVTGTDDVALGHTGDSGIALGGLAALLTRGKGSSKSTEELNFPKGLSFLRDTTVIVALSMAVIYIIVGLFAGAPYIESELSNGQNFIVYLLLLAATFSAGVFIILAGVRVVLAEIIPAFKGVSEKLVKNAKPALDVPIVFTFAPNAVLVGFLSSFVGGIIGMLGMVAMGTTIIVPGVIAHFMTGAAAGVIGNATAGRRGAVISAFVNGLAITFLPLFLLPVLGDVGFSNATFSDADYGVFGLLLGGLSAAGGQVAIIVGLVVSLAVLYMITFVMRSRDKAKAVAATAPEARATAAKADAIVETGRPANSPGTDAN; from the coding sequence ATGGATGCGGTCATCGATGTCCTCCTTGACATCTTCACTCAGCCGGCGGTCATCGTCGCGCTCATCGCTCTGATCGGCCTCGCCGTCCAGGGCAAGGGGTTCAGCGACGTGCTAAAGGGCACTGTTCGAACCCTCGTCGGCTTCCTGGTGCTTGCAGCCGGTGCGGGCGTGGTCGTCGGGTCGCTAGACCCGTTCGGCGCGATGTTCCAGCAGGCCTTCGATGTGCAGGGCGTGGTCCCCAATAACGAAGCCATCGTCGCGCAGGTGCTGCTCGACTACGGCTCGGCCGCCGCGCTGATCTTCTTCTTCGGCATGATCATCAACATCGTGCTGGCGGCAACGACGCGGTTCAAGTACATCTACCTCTCGGGTCACGTCGCGTTCTACATCGCCGCCATGTTCGCGGTGATCCTCGCGGTGGCAGGCTTCGAGCCTTGGGCCGTCGTGCTGTGGGGCTCGATCGCGCAGGGCATCTACATGGTGGTTGCCCCGGCCCTTGTCCAGCCGTTCATGCGCCGAGTCACCGGCACTGACGACGTCGCGCTCGGTCACACCGGTGACAGCGGCATCGCGTTGGGCGGCCTCGCCGCACTGCTGACGCGCGGCAAAGGTAGCTCGAAGTCGACCGAGGAGCTCAACTTCCCCAAGGGCCTCAGCTTCCTGCGCGACACCACCGTGATCGTCGCATTGTCGATGGCGGTCATCTACATCATCGTCGGCCTGTTCGCCGGCGCGCCGTACATCGAGTCCGAGCTGTCGAACGGGCAGAACTTCATCGTCTACCTGCTGCTGCTCGCGGCGACGTTCTCGGCTGGTGTCTTCATCATCCTGGCCGGCGTTCGCGTAGTCCTGGCCGAGATCATCCCCGCGTTCAAGGGTGTGTCCGAGAAGCTCGTCAAGAACGCCAAGCCCGCGCTCGACGTGCCGATCGTGTTCACCTTCGCGCCGAACGCGGTGCTGGTCGGCTTCCTCTCCAGCTTCGTGGGCGGCATCATCGGCATGCTGGGCATGGTAGCGATGGGCACGACCATCATCGTCCCGGGTGTCATCGCGCACTTCATGACCGGTGCAGCCGCGGGTGTCATCGGCAATGCGACCGCCGGTCGCAGGGGTGCGGTCATCAGCGCCTTCGTAAACGGCCTGGCGATCACCTTCCTGCCGCTGTTCCTGCTGCCGGTGCTCGGTGACGTAGGGTTCTCGAACGCGACCTTCTCGGATGCCGACTACGGCGTGTTCGGTCTGCTGCTGGGCGGCTTGTCCGCAGCCGGTGGCCAGGTGGCGATCATCGTCGGGCTCGTTGTGTCGCTCGCGGTTCTCTACATGATCACGTTCGTGATGCGCTCGCGCGACAAGGCCAAAGCCGTCGCCGCGACCGCACCGGAGGCGCGCGCCACCGCGGCGAAGGCGGATGCCATCGTCGAGACGGGTCGTCCCGCGAACAGCCCGGGAACCGACGCCAACTAG
- a CDS encoding HAD-IA family hydrolase, with protein MNETRFAIEAILFDCDGVLVDSLEPAAVAWDKWAARYAPGYDFRTQVEHGVRAADTVATLVEHSVLDEAIAALEAEEILGANETEPIPGAVELTRSIPEGRWAVVTSGARALARARLEAAGHDVPTALVAAEDVQRGKPDPEPYCRGAAALGLEPATCAVLEDAPAGVEAARAAGVGFVVGVGERVDAALVDAHIDDLRCVSFGDGVLTITD; from the coding sequence ATGAACGAGACGCGTTTCGCCATCGAGGCGATTCTGTTCGACTGTGACGGGGTGCTGGTCGACTCACTCGAACCCGCCGCGGTCGCGTGGGACAAATGGGCTGCCCGCTATGCACCGGGTTACGACTTCCGCACGCAAGTCGAGCATGGCGTGCGCGCGGCCGACACCGTCGCAACGCTCGTCGAGCACTCGGTGCTCGACGAGGCGATCGCCGCACTCGAGGCCGAGGAGATCCTGGGGGCGAACGAGACCGAGCCGATACCCGGCGCCGTCGAACTCACACGCAGCATCCCCGAAGGACGATGGGCCGTCGTCACCTCGGGCGCGAGAGCCCTGGCACGGGCACGGCTCGAAGCCGCGGGGCACGACGTTCCGACGGCGCTCGTCGCCGCGGAGGACGTCCAACGGGGCAAACCCGACCCTGAGCCCTACTGCCGCGGCGCCGCCGCGCTCGGGCTGGAGCCGGCCACCTGCGCCGTGCTTGAGGACGCGCCGGCTGGAGTCGAGGCCGCCCGCGCTGCCGGCGTCGGATTCGTCGTCGGCGTCGGCGAGAGGGTCGACGCCGCTCTCGTCGACGCGCACATCGACGACCTGCGGTGTGTCTCGTTCGGCGACGGGGTACTCACCATCACAGACTGA
- a CDS encoding RNA-binding S4 domain-containing protein, with translation MTTPDPIDDIPIGGEGIRLGQFLKFAGLLDSGGDVKEAIIDGFVTVNGEVDRRRGRQLQLGDVVTFDGRSVRVCP, from the coding sequence ATGACCACCCCGGATCCGATCGACGACATCCCGATCGGCGGTGAGGGGATCCGCCTCGGACAGTTCCTGAAGTTCGCCGGGCTCCTCGATTCGGGCGGCGACGTGAAGGAAGCCATCATCGATGGGTTCGTGACCGTCAACGGCGAGGTCGATCGCCGCCGCGGCCGTCAGCTCCAGCTCGGCGATGTCGTCACCTTCGATGGGCGCAGCGTCCGCGTCTGCCCGTAA
- a CDS encoding type III polyketide synthase, giving the protein MAARIISIGTAVPSTRIAQEHVRDLFTAQPWADRLTGRLIHAAFDAAAIASRHTVLTELGAEPATRDALFLGDDGLLLSPSTATRNDLYIRLAPPLSAEAAQVALMDAGVTAASITHVVTVSCTGSFAPGPDYRLVRDLGLPATVERYHLGFIGCAAALPALRLAARITAAQPEAVVLVVCTELCSLHIRASADPQQIVAASVFGDGAAAAVVTADDRCGREGGLELDAFGTAVTAEGEQDMVWTIGDHGFEMILSAEVPRIIGREIRAAVSDFFRFDDEPAWAVHPGGRSVLDRVEQGLGLGATALDASRAVLRDYGNMSSATVLFILRNLMADDAVGDGGRVAGLAFGPGLTVESALMTKRTAVGQRPGADREVLEAGHT; this is encoded by the coding sequence ATGGCCGCGCGCATCATCTCGATCGGCACGGCGGTTCCGTCCACGCGCATCGCGCAGGAGCACGTCCGTGACCTCTTCACCGCGCAGCCCTGGGCGGATCGGCTCACCGGCCGTCTCATCCACGCGGCGTTCGACGCCGCCGCCATCGCGTCCCGCCACACGGTGCTCACCGAGCTGGGTGCCGAGCCGGCGACACGCGACGCGCTCTTCCTCGGCGACGACGGGCTGCTGCTGTCGCCGAGTACGGCGACGCGCAACGACCTCTACATCCGCCTGGCTCCTCCGCTGTCTGCCGAGGCGGCGCAGGTCGCGCTGATGGATGCCGGTGTGACCGCGGCATCCATCACCCACGTCGTCACCGTCTCGTGTACGGGATCTTTCGCCCCCGGGCCCGACTATCGCCTCGTCCGCGACCTCGGGCTGCCGGCGACCGTCGAGCGGTATCACCTCGGGTTCATCGGGTGCGCGGCGGCCCTGCCGGCGCTGCGGCTGGCCGCGCGCATCACCGCGGCGCAGCCCGAAGCGGTCGTGCTCGTGGTGTGCACCGAGTTGTGCTCATTGCACATCAGGGCGTCGGCCGACCCGCAGCAGATCGTCGCGGCATCCGTCTTCGGCGACGGCGCGGCAGCCGCGGTCGTCACCGCCGACGATCGCTGCGGCCGGGAGGGTGGCCTGGAGCTCGACGCGTTCGGCACGGCGGTGACCGCCGAGGGTGAGCAGGATATGGTCTGGACGATCGGCGACCATGGCTTCGAGATGATCCTCTCGGCCGAGGTGCCGCGCATCATCGGGCGTGAGATCCGCGCCGCCGTGAGCGACTTCTTCCGCTTCGACGACGAGCCGGCCTGGGCGGTGCACCCCGGGGGGCGCAGCGTGCTCGACCGGGTCGAACAGGGGCTCGGGCTCGGCGCCACGGCCCTGGACGCCTCGCGAGCAGTGCTCCGCGACTACGGCAACATGTCCAGCGCCACCGTGCTCTTCATCCTGCGGAATCTGATGGCCGACGACGCCGTCGGCGACGGCGGGCGTGTCGCCGGTCTCGCCTTCGGCCCCGGCCTGACCGTCGAATCTGCGCTGATGACCAAGCGGACTGCGGTCGGTCAGCGTCCCGGCGCCGATCGCGAAGTCCTCGAGGCTGGGCACACATGA
- a CDS encoding methyltransferase domain-containing protein has product MSLAVRDETLTELMDDPDCDPDRLRATLRRFDLVNRLVSGWGAIYQTVLRPYLAGLDGPGRVLDLGSGGGDLVCRLAELARRDGLDVHWVGADPDPRAHEVAIARESAPEVSFRCVDAGGLVEEGEQFDLVVSNHVLHHLGSDLDRFCADSRALAKVLVVHGDIARNRLAYGLYATGILPLAPGTFLLTDGLRSIRRSYTPDELQDALNRHDPGAWSVRTAAPFHLLAIAPGAG; this is encoded by the coding sequence ATGAGCCTCGCCGTGCGCGACGAGACGCTGACCGAGCTCATGGACGATCCGGACTGCGACCCGGACCGGTTGCGCGCGACCCTCCGCCGGTTCGATCTCGTGAACCGGCTCGTCTCGGGCTGGGGTGCGATCTACCAGACGGTTCTGCGGCCCTATCTCGCAGGCCTCGATGGACCGGGGCGCGTACTCGACCTCGGCTCCGGCGGGGGAGACCTGGTGTGCCGACTCGCCGAGCTGGCGCGCCGCGACGGTCTGGACGTGCACTGGGTCGGCGCCGACCCCGATCCCCGCGCGCACGAGGTCGCCATCGCGCGCGAGTCGGCGCCCGAAGTGAGCTTCCGATGTGTGGATGCAGGTGGCCTCGTGGAGGAGGGCGAGCAATTCGATCTCGTGGTCTCGAACCATGTCCTCCACCACCTCGGTTCCGACCTCGACCGGTTCTGCGCCGACTCACGCGCCCTGGCGAAGGTCCTCGTCGTCCACGGCGACATCGCACGGAACCGACTCGCCTACGGCCTGTATGCCACCGGCATCCTTCCCCTCGCGCCCGGCACCTTCCTGCTCACCGACGGATTGCGCTCCATTCGCCGCAGCTACACGCCCGACGAACTCCAGGACGCGCTCAATCGACACGACCCGGGGGCGTGGTCGGTGCGGACCGCGGCACCCTTCCACCTTCTGGCCATCGCGCCGGGCGCCGGGTGA
- a CDS encoding FAD-dependent monooxygenase — protein MIGAGPVGMLVAGELTRHGVDALVLERRESPGGGTRAIGVHAPALAALEPSGVTARLLEHVVEVRRGEARAGGRVLGVVRFDRLSTRFPFVATLPQSATVSELAAGVPRVRRGVTVERVRRDGDAVHVVGRAGAELFELAARLVIVASGASGRDLVYRRQALRGREYRDRYLMADIAVSPDADAAAGMRTGGTSGAPPVVDPHPDADVAVVHLDGIGVLESFPLPGGVRRFVAWDPPDADPAPASRGGRLRAALRVRGEHTAADRVSEVTAFGVRRLVAPRLCNGRVFVIGDAAHEVSPIGGQGMNLGLLDAVGLAPLLATWLRTGVAPDPALRRWEHRRVASARTAARLAAVNTALGRALPSPLDMARRSVVRAMLGPATEHLFARAYAMGFDRGA, from the coding sequence GTGATCGGTGCAGGCCCCGTCGGCATGCTCGTCGCCGGCGAGCTGACCCGGCACGGCGTCGACGCCCTCGTGCTGGAGCGTCGCGAGAGCCCGGGCGGCGGCACCCGCGCGATCGGCGTGCACGCGCCGGCGCTCGCCGCGCTCGAGCCGTCCGGAGTGACGGCGCGCCTCCTGGAGCACGTCGTCGAAGTCCGTCGGGGTGAGGCGCGGGCGGGCGGACGCGTTCTCGGTGTGGTGCGCTTCGATCGCCTGTCGACGCGCTTCCCGTTCGTGGCGACGCTGCCGCAGTCGGCGACCGTGTCGGAGCTCGCCGCCGGCGTTCCGCGGGTGCGCCGGGGGGTGACGGTGGAACGCGTCCGCCGGGATGGTGATGCCGTGCACGTCGTGGGCAGAGCCGGTGCTGAGCTGTTCGAGCTGGCAGCCCGGTTGGTGATCGTCGCCTCGGGGGCGAGCGGACGGGATCTCGTGTACCGTCGGCAGGCGCTGCGGGGCCGCGAGTACCGCGACCGCTATCTGATGGCAGACATCGCGGTCAGCCCGGATGCCGACGCCGCCGCCGGCATGCGAACCGGTGGCACGTCCGGCGCCCCGCCCGTCGTCGACCCGCATCCGGATGCCGACGTCGCCGTCGTCCACCTCGACGGCATCGGCGTCCTCGAGTCGTTCCCCCTGCCGGGCGGCGTGCGCCGATTCGTCGCGTGGGACCCGCCCGATGCCGACCCGGCGCCCGCATCGCGTGGGGGACGGTTGCGCGCCGCGCTCCGGGTGCGTGGCGAACACACGGCGGCTGATCGGGTCAGTGAGGTGACCGCGTTCGGCGTGCGTCGCCTCGTCGCGCCGCGTCTGTGCAACGGACGTGTCTTCGTCATCGGTGACGCCGCGCACGAGGTGAGCCCGATCGGCGGCCAGGGCATGAACCTCGGACTCCTCGACGCCGTCGGTCTCGCTCCGCTGCTCGCGACCTGGCTGCGAACCGGGGTCGCGCCCGACCCGGCGCTTCGCCGCTGGGAGCATCGCCGTGTCGCCTCAGCACGCACCGCGGCGCGGCTGGCGGCTGTCAACACCGCACTGGGTCGCGCCCTTCCGTCGCCGCTCGACATGGCACGACGCTCCGTCGTGCGGGCGATGCTCGGTCCGGCGACGGAGCATCTCTTCGCCCGCGCCTATGCGATGGGCTTCGATCGCGGCGCGTGA